The Thunnus maccoyii chromosome 9, fThuMac1.1, whole genome shotgun sequence genome includes a region encoding these proteins:
- the LOC121904680 gene encoding beta-1,3-galactosyl-O-glycosyl-glycoprotein beta-1,6-N-acetylglucosaminyltransferase 4-like, giving the protein MKIRCAHYLHRLRHRCFLFSLCLLVVCLLKLVYIKVTVRDSVYIEPYGITVSLSRIHNHRYNINCTAIYELDPVEIGKALEIKRKVIVDVDDDSTVSLTSDCQTFIKTRGYNDVPVSNAEHSFPLAYSLVVHKNAPMVERILHAIYAPHNIYCIHYDQKSSPVFIKAIKNLAQCTPNVFIASKLESVEYAHISRLNADLNCISDLLRSQVKWKYVINLCGQDFPLKSNYELVMELRRLNGSNMLESSRPSELKKQRFSFQHELKNVPYEYRRIPVKTTVAKDVPPHGIEMFIGSAYFVLSRDFVNYMSSSQVVKDFLAWSADTYSPDEHFWATLVRVPGVPGHIPRSEPDITDLKSKTRLVKWNYLEGNLYPPCTGTHMRSVCIYGAAELRWLLNYGHWFANKFDPKVDPILIKCLEEKLMEKRQYVQT; this is encoded by the coding sequence ATGAAAATAAGATGTGCCCACTACCTTCATAGATTGAGACACAGGTgcttcctgttttctctgtgtctgctggtggTGTGTCTGCTCAAGCTGGTCTACATTAAAGTGACAGTGAGAGACAGCGTCTACATTGAGCCCTATGGAATCACTGTCAGTTTATCCAGAATCCACAACCACAGGTATAATATCAACTGCACCGCCATCTACGAGCTCGACCCTGTGGAGATAGGCAAAGCTCTTGAGATAAAACGGAAAGTCATTGTTGACGTGGATGATGATAGCACTGTCAGTTTGACCTCAGACTGTCAAACCTTTATCAAAACAAGAGGTTACAATGATGTTCCAGTGTCAAATGCAGAGCATAGCTTCCCATTGGCTTACTCCCTGGTGGTACATAAGAATGCACCCATGGTGGAGCGTATCCTTCATGCCATCTATGCACCTCACAACATCTACTGCATTCATTATGACCAGAAGTCCTCACCAGTCTTTATAAAGGCCATAAAGAACCTGGCTCAGTGTACTCCTAATGTGTTCATTGCCTCAAAATTGGAGTCTGTGGAGTACGCCCACATCAGCAGGCTTAATGCCGACCTCAATTGCATCTCTGACCTGCTAAGGTCACAGGTCAAGTGGAAGTATGTCATCAACCTGTGTGGCCAGGATTTTCCTCTCAAGTCAAACTATGAACTGGTGATGGAGTTGAGGCGGCTGAATGGCAGTAACATGCTGGAGTCCAGTCGCCCCAGTGAACTCAAGAAACAGCGCTTCAGCTTCCAGCATGAGCTGAAAAATGTGCCTTATGAGTACCGCCGTATTCCTGTCAAAACCACAGTGGCCAAAGATGTTCCTCCACATGGTATTGAAATGTTCATCGGTAGCGCATATTTTGTCCTGTCAAGGGATTTTGTGAATTACATGAGCAGCAGCCAGGTGGTGAAGGACTTTCTGGCATGGTCTGCCGACACATACTCACCAGATGAACACTTCTGGGCCACCCTTGTCAGGGTCCCTGGGGTGCCAGGACACATTCCCAGGTCAGAACCGGACATCACAGATCTGAAGAGTAAGACACGACTTGTCAAATGGAACTATTTAGAAGGAAATCTGTATCCTCCCtgcacaggtacacacatgCGGAGTGTTTGCATTTACGGAGCTGCTGAACTTCGCTGGCTCCTCAACTATGGCCACTGGTTTGCTAACAAATTTGACCCGAAAGTGGACCCAATCCTGATTAAGTGTTTGGAGGAGAAGCTGATGGAGAAACGTCAGTATGTGCAAACATGA